TGTAAACCATTGGCATAGAGTGCTTTACAAGAGAATATATGGTTCCGGCGGGATCGGACCCGCCAGCGCGTTGGCGCGCAGGTTCAGCGACGTCAGGCCCGAGAGGCTCCCCAGTTCCGGCGGGACCGGGCCCCGCAGGCCGTGCCGCAGCCACTCGCCGGTTTCCCCCTCCCGGCGGCCGCCGAGGTCCAGGCGGGCGACCCGGCCGAAGGCGTCTGTCTCCACCCCACGCCACTCCTCCAGCGGCCCGTCGCCCAGCCAGTTTTCGTCGTCGGCCCAGTTCGGCCCGTCCGTCGCCGCGTGGAGCGCGGTCAGCACCGCCCGGTCCCCATGCTCCACCGCGACCGTCACCGTCGCCGTGCCCGCCACCGCGCCGACCGTCGCCGCGACCGTGGTCGTCCCGTTGCCGGCCGCCGCCACCAGCCCCGACGCGCCGACCGTTGCGACCTTGGGGCGCACGCTCGTCCAGATCACCACCGCCCCGGACATCGTCCGCCCGTTGCCGTCGAGCACGCGCGCGTTCAGTTGCGCGGTCGCGTCCGGCGCTGTGAGCGACGCGGCCTCGGGCGTGACCGTCACGCTGGCCACGCGAAGCGTCTCGGACGGAAGGCGCGTGGCGTCGTCGCCGCACCCCGACGCCCACGACGCGGCCGCGCAGATCGCCAACAACGGGATGCGAGTCCGCGTGTGGTCGTTCGAAGCGCCATCGCTCTCTCGTTCCGTGCCTGCGGGATGAGTCGGCCCCGGCTCCGCGGCGGGGCCCGGGCGTCGTTCGACGAACCGCGGTCCTCCCCGACCGGGATTGGGTTGTTGTCGCCATTGCTGGTGTCTGCCTGCCCGCCTCGACGACCGCGGGACGACTCGCCGCGATTTCTTCCGCCGTTCGCCGTTGCCGTCCACGCAGCATCGAGTGGGTAGGCGCCGTTTGGGTGTCACGTTCCGCGTTGACACCGACCGTCGTGTTGACTTCGACGACCATGGCGTACGGGAGGAACACCGGCCCATTTCCTCCCGGTCATCACGGAGCGAACCCCCGCCCGGCGAACCGGACGGGGGGTTGCCGCCACCATCGGTCGGGCCGATGGGTTGGAGGGTTGGTTCGCCATCAATCAATGGGTGCCGCGGTGTGCTTCACCCAATCGCCACCCGTCCACTTTGGTGTCGACGCGAAGCTCGGCCACGGCCTTCAGCATGGCCAGGGTGATCGTGTATGCGGCAACACCGTCATCGTCCTCCCATGCGCCGGTGACCTTCAGGGTCCTCGCTGGAACCGTCAACGCTGGCCGGGAGGTTGATGTCGAACGCCGCCGAGCTCCACCGGCCGAAGCCCGCCGTCCCTCGGCAACGCTCCCTGCCATGGTGGGCTGGCCGTGTGGAATCATTGGCATTGCCCGGGAACACGAGTCATTCCCACTTCCTTCTCGGTGGCGTCCACCGGGACGTTGACAGGGCGATTCGGTGCTCCAGCGCCGGGCCGCCCGGGCCGAACCACTTAGGGGAAGGGCCACGGGGCGGAATCGGAGCGTTGCATGGCTGGACTCCACGGTGCTCTCGGTAAATGCGCCCCCGCCAGAGTCCTTTCCCTCGGGCTCGTGGATCCAGATTCGTGGATCTCGGCCCGCGCCTCGCGGCAACGGGAGACTCTGACGGGGGTGGTTCCCCCGGCCTGATCGGAAGCGTGATCCGATCAGGCCGGGGGGTTGGGGTTAGGAGCTTGCGGGGGTTGCCGTGGCGGACGCCACAGTACCCTCACCGGCGGCACTCACTGCCCGAACCTCCACGGTGTACTCCGTGGCGTTCACCAGAGAGGGTGTGCCAGTAGCCGTCGTGACCGTCGTGATGGCCTGGGGCGAGGTCGCCGACTTCCAGCCTTGGGTCGCCGCGTCTGCTGCAGGAGCCCCGTCCGAGGTCACGTAGGTGCGGTACTGGTAGCCGGTAATAGTTGATGTTCCGGGACTCTCCGGGATGATCCAGTGCGCAGTGATTGATGCGTCACCCGCATCCAGCGTGAGATTCCTCACCGCACCGGGCACCTCGTCGTCATCCGTGATGGTCAGGTCGGGGGCAGCGACCGGGTCCCGACCGGCGGCTTCTGACTCAGCCAGCATCATGTCCACCACGATCGTCTTATCGCCATCGGCCACATCGTCTACTGCCGTAAACTCGATCGTTGCGCTGGGGGCGGTGGTGGGGCCCGCCGGTATTTCGACTTCACTCTGGAACATCACCGCGTCGGCGTTACCCTCTTCGCCGTCGCCGTCCACCGAGACCGAGACTCTCACCGTGAAGCCGCTTGTTGTCGTACCGGATGCCGTGATGGTCAGGGTAGACTCGCCGCCATCTTCGTCAATCGTGCCGGCGCTCCATGTACCCGTAACCGTCGGCCACGGCGTTCCGCTGACGCTTACCGCTTCGCTAAACACATCGCTTCCGTCGGTCGGGTCCGTTGCCTTGGCGCGCACCCAGTACGTGTACTCCGTTCCGTCCGTCCCGACAGTCGCTGCGTGCACTTCGTGCATGTAACCTGTTGTGACGTCCGTCCAAGTTTCCGTGTCGTCGGCGCGGATCTGGTAGCCGAGGGCCTGCAGGCCGGCCTCTATGGTCGCCGAAGGGCTCCAGCCAACCGTCAGCTGTCCCGATCCGGACGACGTCGCATACAGACTTCGCGGGACGCTCAGCCGTACCGTGCCCCGCGTCACCGTCACCGTGTAGGTCTTGGTGGCGGATCTGTCCTCGGAGGTCAGCTTAATCTCGATTACGTTGGAGCCGACAACCAAATCGACCACATACACGCCGTTGGCGCCCGTCAAGGAGAGGCGTCCGTCGGCGGTGATCCTGGTGACTTCGATAGTGGCCCCAGTAGGCGTCCCCAGCCCCATCATGATGCTGGCGACATCGTTGCCGACGTTAGCCGTGTACGTCCCCACAGTGCTGCTGAACGCCGGGGTCAGCGTTCCTTGACTCAGCGTCAAGCTGCCCAGCGAGGCGTCACTTGAGGGTTTGTACGGCTTGCTCGTCCTATCGATGCTTGACGTCGCGGCATGCTTCATCCACTCGCCGCCGTCGACTCTGGTGTCGACGCGGAGGGCGCGCACGTTCCTCAGCTGCTCCACGCTGAGCTGGTAGGTATCACCCGAGTCGTCGTCAGGCCATCTGCCACCGCCGCTGCTGAGGTTGTATCCCCCCATCTTCCACTGGCCGAAATCGGTTTTTCCTGGGGTAGTGTTTCTCGTTATGCCAGGCTGAGCATGGGGGCTGCCATCGAAGACGACCCATTCCCATGTTCCCGTTGTGGCAGGGACTTGGACTTCCAGGGCGATCCGGTGCTCCAACGCCGGGCTACCCGGTCCGGACCAGGAAGCCGTGATGGTATGGGCATTGGGGGCGCTTGAGCCTGAGGTTTCGGTGACGTTGATAGCCGCCTTGAGGCCCGTGACACCCGACGGCACGGCGGCGAGGTCCACCTTGGCGCTGGTGGCGGTGGCGGAGGTTCCGTCCGCCCCATTCACGGAGATTCCGACCTTGACCCCGATCTTGCCATAGTCCTTGGCGCGAGTAGCGGGGATGGTGTACGTGGTCGTCCGTTTGTGCGTTACGCTCACGCCGTCGGTCGCCGTCGTTGTGGCGGCCGGTGTGGAGGCTTCGCCGCTGGCATCAGCGCTGGTTGTCAGGGTGGGCGCCGCACCAGCACCACCTGCGGCGGAGTACGCTCCGGAAGCACTTCTGGTGTCGTGCTCCCACTTCACCTCGACGACATTCGTCGGCTCGCCGTTGACGAGGGAGCCAACATAGGGGTCCGTCACCTTCTTCCGCGTCACGCTGTTGATCCTCGGCTGGACGCTGTGCCCGCTGAAGGTGCCGAACTGCAACACCTGTCCGGGGATGACGGCGATCGCACCGCCGGGTCTGGTTGCCGGCGCATCGAACCAGACGTAGTTCATCGCGTCCAGCAGATTCTGGTAGTTCGTAGTGGAGTAGTCCGCCTGCTTGAGTGCCCGAGGCTCGGCCTCGAGGTAGACCGTGCCGCTAAGCGTCGGCACGAAGACGCTGAACGTCCCGGTCTCCGTGGTCGTCACGGCATACAGGGAATCCTCCTTCTCCATGGCCGGGTCGTCGTACGCCGTGACCGTAACGTCGCTCATGGACACGTTGCCGCCCGGAGCAGTCACCCTGCCGGTAATCTCGGTGGCCGCGTAGCCTGTGAAATTGGCGGTCGGGTTTGTGCTAGCCAGAGCCGCTACGGGCGTCGATGGCGGGATGAAGTGATAACCGGACTTGCTCGCACTCACCGTCACGAGCGGGTCGTTGTTCGGCTGGATTGGGACAAGCGCCGTGTAGGTGCCGTCGTCTCCCGTCAGGAGCTGCCCCTTCCTGGAACCGCTCGGCAAGCCGTTGAGCGGATTCTTGCCGTCCACCTTGATCCGCACGCCCTTGATTGGTGCGTTGGTCCCGGATTCCGTGACCGTGCCGGTGATCGCGACGGTGTTGTTCGCGCCGCTGAGAGCGAAGTCCCATCGACTGACCGAGTTGGCCGCGAACCCGGGGACTTCCGTGTCCGGGTTGTTCGTGGAATCCGCCTTGGTCTCCGGGTATCCCGCCCTCGCGGTGTTCACGAAGAGCTGCCTCCGCACGTGGGAGATGCCGGACACGATGTAGCGGCCCAGGTGGTCGGTGGTGGCCGTCATGCCGTTCACGGTTACGGTCACGCCCTCCAGCCCGGCGTTGTCGATGTTGCGGACGAAGCCGTAAAGGGTGGCGGTCGTGGGCCTGACGTCGATGTGGACGTCCGTGCCGTGGCCTCCCGCCCCAAGCGGGCTGAGTGGGCCGCTGTCGCCGCTGGCGCTGGCGCGCGCGTCACCCACCATGCCCGCCCATCCATCCGGAAGACCGAGCGCGTAGGCGCCGGCCGCCATGGTGCCGAAGTTGTGGTCCGTGCGCTCGTCGATTTCTGTCGTCGGGTCGTTGCTCGACGCGGTGGTGAACTCCCGTCCGACACCCGCGAGGTTCTTGCCGTCGACCGGGTCGAGGCTGACGGTGATCCCCGATTGACGCACGTCGCTGGGGTGGTTCTCACGGAACCCGACGCCCGACTTCCTGACACCGTTCTTCGACACGTTCGCGGTCACACCGTGCGTGGTGACCACTGCGAACGAGCCGCACTTGCCGAAGTCCTGGCCCGTGGGCTCGACCTCCGTCAGCGGACAGAGCGTCACCGTGTGCCCCGAGCCGCCCATCGCGCCGAACGCACCGCCCATCACGCCGTTCTCTTCCATGTTGCGATAGGTGTCGATCCGGTCGAGATCCAGCAGCATGTAGCCGTCCCGGGCGTCCGCCCGAACGACGATGTCCATGTTCGCCGGCAGGTGCGAGAAGGTGTACGCGCCCCTGCTGCCGCCCGAGTTCGCCCTGGCGTCCCAATCATCGCTGGAGATCGGACTGGTGAACCTGCCGCCGCTCCCGGTCGCGTGCCGGACCTCGAGATCGACCAGCCCTGCCGCCCTGGCGTCGCCGCCCAGGACGTTGCCCGTGTAGCCGCGGACCTGGTCGCGCTCGTGGTGCACGTAGACCTTCAGCGTCTGCGTCGTGTAGGTCACCACGATCGGGTCGGCGTCCATGTTGCCCGCCAGCGAGAGGCCGGTGTGCACGTACCCGCCGCCGGACGACTCGTACATTTCGCCGCCGTCCAAGGCGTCGTCCTGGTCGTCGGCGACCGCGAACGAGAAGCTTGCCGGGACCGCATCAACGGTGGTCGTGAACGTCACGGTGCCGTCGTCGCCCAACTCGTCCGGGCCATCGCCCATCAAGGCCCAGCCGGCGAGCGGTTCGCCGCCGCCGTAGTCGCCACGATCGACCGTCGCGCCGCTGATGCTCACGTCGACGTTCAGGTTGACGATGTCGTTGGAGTTCGCACCCGCGGTCGCGAACATCTGCGGATCCCACGATACGGCCGTCATGCCGTCGGCCACATCGTAGCCCTCAGCGGAGACGCCCGCGTTGACCATGTTCCCGCTGGTCATGGCGCGCGCGACCTTGATCACCGCAGAGCCGTCGTCGTCGGTCGTGCCGCTGCCGACGTTGGCGCCGCCCGTGCCGTAGAGCGTGACCATGGCGCCGGGAAGCGCGTCACCCATCTCGTCACCGCTCCTCAGCGACACCGAGAAGTTGACCGTCGTGTGCGTGATGTCGAACGGAACGGCCTGCGACTTGCGCTCGCCAACTCCGAGGGCGAAGGCGTAGCCCGTCCCCGGTCCGCCGTACGCAACGTCGTTGGCCGCGAGCGCGGCTGCAGCCGTGGCGTCGATCGGCACGACCAACTGGTAGGAGCCGGCGCGCAGACCCGGGAATGAGAAGGAGCCATCCGGGCCGGTCGCGCTCAGCCGCTGGTCATTGACACCCGGGCCCACCAGCGCCACCGGAATATTGGCTGCCGGCAACGGGTGCTCGCCCGCGTCCATCATGTCGTTCTTGTCCAGCTCGTCCAGGAACGCCTGACCGGAAACGCTCGCGGTGCGCGCGTGCTGGCCCTCGAAGTTCACAATCTGTGAATCGTCGTCGCCGACCGTCCTGTCCTGGCTCATCGAGTCGAACACATAGGCGGGGTCGTCGACCGCGATCGTGACCGTGTAGTCGCCCGCCGCTAGGCCCGAGAAGGAGTACTGGCCGCCCGCGTCGGTCGTCTTGGTGCCATCGGCCGCGCCCGACAGCGTGACCGCGATGCCGTCGAGGCCCATGCCCTCGACGCTCACCCGGCCGCTGATGCCGGAAGTGCGGAGGAGGACGCCCGTGAACGACACCGTGCCCGTCTCGTCGAGATCCACGCTCACATCCTGGGACGTGGCGGCGAACTCGTAGTCGCGGGTGTCGAAGTCCGAAATCGAGACCGTGTAGTCGCCGGGGCGCAGGTCCTCGAACCTGTACATGCCGTCGGCGTCGGTCATCATGGTGAAGTTCTCGTCCGAGGGACCGCCGATCAGCGTCACTGTAACGCCGGCAAGGCCCTCGCCCTCGATGACCACCTGACCCTCGACTGCAGAGGTACGGATATAATGGCCGACACCGACTATTGGTAAATCACGATATCACAACGTTATACGACTATACTCCTGGGGCGATTATCACTATGGTTATGCGCACACCCGCGGTCACCGCAGGTAGTCTGCCCATGCCTCCATTACCTTTCGGCGCCGCTCGAAGAGGTCGGATCGGAGGTATGCGCCTTCGACACCCTTGACCGCATGCGCAAGCGCGGATTCGGCGACCTCGCGGGGTACGCCGTGCTCGGCGCACCAGTCGCGGAACGAGGAACGGAAGCCGTGCGGAACGGCTCCGATTTCAAGGCGTCGGCAGAGCAGAGAGAGCGTGTTAGCGGTCAGCACGCGGCGGGCCGGGGAGGGGAATACCAGGTCGGATCCGTTGCAGCGGCGGCGCGCCTGGGTGAGCACTTCGAGAGCACGTGAAGACAGCGGCACCCGATGCTTGCGTCCCATCTTCATGCGGTTGCCCGGCACGGTCCAGGTAGCGGCCCCGGCGTCGATGTCCGCCCACCTCGCATTCCGAACCTCGCCTGATCTGGACGCGGTCAGAACGAGAAACTCGAATGCCAGTTTCGTCAGGGGTTGTGACGTACTCGCACGCACTCTGGCCAGCGCCCGGGCAACCTGCGCGTGGGGCAGTGCAGGATGGTGGACGACCGGCACCCCGTTCTTCGGAAGTGCCGCCGCGATGGTGTCTCCGGCCGGATTCCCCTCCCGGTACTCCTTCGCGACGGCCCACCTCATCACCGCCGAAATCCGGTTGCGCACCCGCGTCGCCGTCACCCGCTTCTCGTTCCAGATCGGCAGCAGGACGGCCATCACGTCCGTCGTCGTGATCTTGTTCACGGGCTTGTGCCCGATCTTCGGGTAGGCGTAGTCGCGCAGGCTGGTCCTCCACTGCTCCTCGGTGTCGCCACCCGGCTTCCAGTTCGCCCTGTGGATCGCGATCACCTTCTCGGCGGCTCGCGCGAAGGTCGGTATGCCGTCGCTCCTGGGGTCCATCCCCCGCGCCAGCGCCTGCCGATTCCCCAGCGCCTTGGCTCTCGCCTCCTTCAACGTCACCACCGGGTACGCCCCCAGACCCATGTTCACGGCCCTGCCGTTGATGTAGAGACGCTGCGCCCACGTCCTGCTGATCCGTCCCGTCGATGTGGGCTTGACCAGCAGCGACAGCCCGTAGCCTCCGCGTCCGTCCCCGTACCGGCCCGGTCGCCGGACGGTCTTTACGAAACCTGCGTTGAGCTTCCTGGGTCGTTCCATCTTGGTATCCTGTCCGTTATCACGTTTTGGGGTTTGCACCATTCGGGCACAAACGCCCCGTGTCAATCGGCGCCAGGATGTCAGGCATGCCGTCGCCATCGAGCCGTCGCCCTCGGCGAGGGGTCGACAAGCGGATCTCCCGGCTTCGGTCGTCCTTGCAGGTTGGTGAGACGAATCGCTAACATCTCGCTCCCGTGATCGATTAACTCGCGTTTTGCTCGCAATTATCAGCGTTTCGTGACATGAGTGGACACATTCTCCTTCGGTGGGGCGCGAGAGGACGGGAACGGCTGAGCGCGGGCTTCGCCATCCCGGGGATGGCCGTCGCGGGGATCGCCATGCTGGTCCTGTCTTGCGGCGATGGTGCCCTCGAGCCCCCTCCGCCACCGCCGGCTCCCGTGGCCACCACGGTGACGATCAACCCGGCCTCCGCCACGCTGACCGCTCTGGAGGAGACGGCCCGATTCACCGCCGAGGTACGCGACCAGAACGGGCAGGTGATGGCGGGCACCGCGGTCGCGTGGGCGAGCAGCGACGCTTCGGTTGCGGCGGTAGACGCCTCCGGGCTGGTGACGGCCGTGGCCAACGGCACGGCCACGATGACCGCGGCATCGGGGAGCGCCCGGGGCACCGCCCGAATCACCGTCGACGCCCCACCCAACGTTCCGCCTTATCACGGGACCGTCTTCCTGGACCCGGATATCATTGTTCCATCGGATCCGACGGATTTCGTGGGTCTCGAGGCGGCTGGCCGCGGCGAACGGCTTGTCTATGACCGACGGCCCGCGGCGTGGATCACGATCCAGGCCTACCTGTTCGACGCCACGTTCGCCAATGGCCTCTCCGCCGAGTTTCAAGTCAATCCGGAGTTCGGCACAAGGGCGGAGGCCGAAGCCGCAGCCCGCGAATACGCCTCCGCGATCGGCCAGATGCCGGCCGCACTGCGGGACGACGTGGACGCCGTCTGGATACATCGGGGCGATGAGGCGTTCGGAGGAGGAAACCGCTCCCTGCTCGTGCATACGGATCGCGGTGAACAATACCGGCAGCAGGGATTCCTCCCGGAGGTGTTCATACACGAAGGTGTCCATACGTCGCTCGATTCGACGCATGCGGCCGCGCCCGGCTGGCTGGCGGCGCAAGCAGCGGACCCCACGTCCATCTCGACCTATGCGCGGGACTACCCGGGCCGCGAGGATCTGGCCGAGAGCTTCAGCGCCTGGTTGGCCGTCAGGCACCGCGGCGACCGCATCACCGCGGGCATGGCCGACACAATTGCGGCGGCGATCCCCCACCGGCTGGTCTACTTCGACAGCCTGGACCTCAACCTCTGCCCCGTTGTCACCGGAGGCGCGTGCGGGGCGCGGGCGCGGTGGACGCTGTCAGGCACCGTCAGTCACGGATGGGCCGACCCCGAGTCGGGGCCCTCGGTGGCGAACCCCGGCGGCCGAATCGTCGGTGCCGTCGTTGAAGCCGTCGACGGGCCCGATGCCGGACGACAGGCGACCACCGACGATCACGGTCGCTACGTGCTGGAATCCCTGGAGGAGGCGCAGTTCACCGTTCGCGCGGCGGCGGAGGGGTTTGCGTCGGTCGACCGAACCCTGGACATGGTTTCGGACACGGCTTTGGCGTTCGCCATCTCGCGTGAGCTATCGCCCCGGAGGCCCCCGGCCCCGTTCCCCGACACGGATCCCGAATGGCTCCAGACACTGTCCTCCGACTATCCGCACGTGCATCACGTCGCCAACGTGCGCGTATTCTCCGACATAAGCCCTACCTTCAGCGAGGAGCATGCGGAGCATCTGGGCCGGGTGTGGGACTTCTTCGACGCCCTCTACGCCGAGAACCGCGGCCGCTACATTGATGCCTACTACACAGCGGATTCGACCGTCTTCAAGA
This region of Gammaproteobacteria bacterium genomic DNA includes:
- a CDS encoding Ig-like domain-containing protein; translation: MSGHILLRWGARGRERLSAGFAIPGMAVAGIAMLVLSCGDGALEPPPPPPAPVATTVTINPASATLTALEETARFTAEVRDQNGQVMAGTAVAWASSDASVAAVDASGLVTAVANGTATMTAASGSARGTARITVDAPPNVPPYHGTVFLDPDIIVPSDPTDFVGLEAAGRGERLVYDRRPAAWITIQAYLFDATFANGLSAEFQVNPEFGTRAEAEAAAREYASAIGQMPAALRDDVDAVWIHRGDEAFGGGNRSLLVHTDRGEQYRQQGFLPEVFIHEGVHTSLDSTHAAAPGWLAAQAADPTSISTYARDYPGREDLAESFSAWLAVRHRGDRITAGMADTIAAAIPHRLVYFDSLDLNLCPVVTGGACGARARWTLSGTVSHGWADPESGPSVANPGGRIVGAVVEAVDGPDAGRQATTDDHGRYVLESLEEAQFTVRAAAEGFASVDRTLDMVSDTALAFAISRELSPRRPPAPFPDTDPEWLQTLSSDYPHVHHVANVRVFSDISPTFSEEHAEHLGRVWDFFDALYAENRGRYIDAYYTADSTVFKKVVPHCPTIFIPGARNVTACYLDYPRWFIMPYQIPDLGTQLHEVGHDFVYATWPQAWDTSKWFVEGTAMYFEGGVFTDGGSLRVPAPYSWCNVLFQRFDREDRLMSLGQLLRLSGDAFLADNWRTYSQSCMLFDYLERHEPGVLYALIQRINAGQIASNDQLIAALLELTGNTVNELEEAYESYARIAGGR
- a CDS encoding Ig-like domain-containing protein, whose translation is MLAICAAASWASGCGDDATRLPSETLRVASVTVTPEAASLTAPDATAQLNARVLDGNGRTMSGAVVIWTSVRPKVATVGASGLVAAAGNGTTTVAATVGAVAGTATVTVAVEHGDRAVLTALHAATDGPNWADDENWLGDGPLEEWRGVETDAFGRVARLDLGGRREGETGEWLRHGLRGPVPPELGSLSGLTSLNLRANALAGPIPPEPYILL
- a CDS encoding tyrosine-type recombinase/integrase, producing the protein MERPRKLNAGFVKTVRRPGRYGDGRGGYGLSLLVKPTSTGRISRTWAQRLYINGRAVNMGLGAYPVVTLKEARAKALGNRQALARGMDPRSDGIPTFARAAEKVIAIHRANWKPGGDTEEQWRTSLRDYAYPKIGHKPVNKITTTDVMAVLLPIWNEKRVTATRVRNRISAVMRWAVAKEYREGNPAGDTIAAALPKNGVPVVHHPALPHAQVARALARVRASTSQPLTKLAFEFLVLTASRSGEVRNARWADIDAGAATWTVPGNRMKMGRKHRVPLSSRALEVLTQARRRCNGSDLVFPSPARRVLTANTLSLLCRRLEIGAVPHGFRSSFRDWCAEHGVPREVAESALAHAVKGVEGAYLRSDLFERRRKVMEAWADYLR
- a CDS encoding carboxypeptidase regulatory-like domain-containing protein; translation: MVIEGEGLAGVTVTLIGGPSDENFTMMTDADGMYRFEDLRPGDYTVSISDFDTRDYEFAATSQDVSVDLDETGTVSFTGVLLRTSGISGRVSVEGMGLDGIAVTLSGAADGTKTTDAGGQYSFSGLAAGDYTVTIAVDDPAYVFDSMSQDRTVGDDDSQIVNFEGQHARTASVSGQAFLDELDKNDMMDAGEHPLPAANIPVALVGPGVNDQRLSATGPDGSFSFPGLRAGSYQLVVPIDATAAAALAANDVAYGGPGTGYAFALGVGERKSQAVPFDITHTTVNFSVSLRSGDEMGDALPGAMVTLYGTGGANVGSGTTDDDGSAVIKVARAMTSGNMVNAGVSAEGYDVADGMTAVSWDPQMFATAGANSNDIVNLNVDVSISGATVDRGDYGGGEPLAGWALMGDGPDELGDDGTVTFTTTVDAVPASFSFAVADDQDDALDGGEMYESSGGGYVHTGLSLAGNMDADPIVVTYTTQTLKVYVHHERDQVRGYTGNVLGGDARAAGLVDLEVRHATGSGGRFTSPISSDDWDARANSGGSRGAYTFSHLPANMDIVVRADARDGYMLLDLDRIDTYRNMEENGVMGGAFGAMGGSGHTVTLCPLTEVEPTGQDFGKCGSFAVVTTHGVTANVSKNGVRKSGVGFRENHPSDVRQSGITVSLDPVDGKNLAGVGREFTTASSNDPTTEIDERTDHNFGTMAAGAYALGLPDGWAGMVGDARASASGDSGPLSPLGAGGHGTDVHIDVRPTTATLYGFVRNIDNAGLEGVTVTVNGMTATTDHLGRYIVSGISHVRRQLFVNTARAGYPETKADSTNNPDTEVPGFAANSVSRWDFALSGANNTVAITGTVTESGTNAPIKGVRIKVDGKNPLNGLPSGSRKGQLLTGDDGTYTALVPIQPNNDPLVTVSASKSGYHFIPPSTPVAALASTNPTANFTGYAATEITGRVTAPGGNVSMSDVTVTAYDDPAMEKEDSLYAVTTTETGTFSVFVPTLSGTVYLEAEPRALKQADYSTTNYQNLLDAMNYVWFDAPATRPGGAIAVIPGQVLQFGTFSGHSVQPRINSVTRKKVTDPYVGSLVNGEPTNVVEVKWEHDTRSASGAYSAAGGAGAAPTLTTSADASGEASTPAATTTATDGVSVTHKRTTTYTIPATRAKDYGKIGVKVGISVNGADGTSATATSAKVDLAAVPSGVTGLKAAINVTETSGSSAPNAHTITASWSGPGSPALEHRIALEVQVPATTGTWEWVVFDGSPHAQPGITRNTTPGKTDFGQWKMGGYNLSSGGGRWPDDDSGDTYQLSVEQLRNVRALRVDTRVDGGEWMKHAATSSIDRTSKPYKPSSDASLGSLTLSQGTLTPAFSSTVGTYTANVGNDVASIMMGLGTPTGATIEVTRITADGRLSLTGANGVYVVDLVVGSNVIEIKLTSEDRSATKTYTVTVTRGTVRLSVPRSLYATSSGSGQLTVGWSPSATIEAGLQALGYQIRADDTETWTDVTTGYMHEVHAATVGTDGTEYTYWVRAKATDPTDGSDVFSEAVSVSGTPWPTVTGTWSAGTIDEDGGESTLTITASGTTTSGFTVRVSVSVDGDGEEGNADAVMFQSEVEIPAGPTTAPSATIEFTAVDDVADGDKTIVVDMMLAESEAAGRDPVAAPDLTITDDDEVPGAVRNLTLDAGDASITAHWIIPESPGTSTITGYQYRTYVTSDGAPAADAATQGWKSATSPQAITTVTTATGTPSLVNATEYTVEVRAVSAAGEGTVASATATPASS